Proteins encoded together in one Diabrotica undecimpunctata isolate CICGRU chromosome 3, icDiaUnde3, whole genome shotgun sequence window:
- the LOC140435792 gene encoding uncharacterized protein produces MYWAQKTKAECVSNLIQRDKYFCIRKNLKVVYDGDVTDEEKNTNKFWKVDPLVRSVKTGCLNPKPQVVAIDEQMISLWGHCLVRQVIKTKPNPCGLKNFVVAAPDGLPLDFFVYQGKGETIVDDKRFKLIDVDGKAVLKLLSTFSCEVLVYMDRYFNFEHLLDLLHSEREATGTGSLIQITIPKKYKLRSDIDLKKEGRRAINKIISSDRQVTIVKWFDNKAVILM; encoded by the coding sequence ATGTATTGGGCCCAAAAAACCAAAGCAGAATGTGTAAGTAACCTCATACAAAgggataaatatttttgtatacgaAAGAATCTGAAGGTTGTGTATGATGGTGACGTAACGGATGAAGAAAAGAACACCAACAAGTTTTGGAAAGTCGATCCACTGGTCAGGTCAGTTAAAACAGGTTGTTTGAATCCAAAACCTCAAGTAGTAGCTATAGACGAACAAATGATTTCTTTGTGGGGACATTGTCTAGTTAGACAAGTAATCAAAACAAAGCCCAATCCATGTGGTTTGAAAAATTTTGTCGTAGCTGCTCCAGATGGACTGCCACTGGATTTTTTCGTTTACCAGGGAAAAGGTGAAACTATAGTTGATGATAAACGTTTTAAACTTATAGATGTTGATGGTAAGGCTGTATTGAAGCTTCTGAGTACGTTTTCTTGTGAGGTTTTAGTTTATATGGATAGATATTTTAATTTCGAACATCTTTTAGATTTATTACATTCAGAAAGAGAAGCTACAGGTACTGGCTCTTTGATACAAATAACAATACCCAAGAAGTATAAGCTAAGAAGTGATATTGATTTGAAAAAAGAAGGAAGGAGGGCAATCAATAAGATTATAAGCTCAGACAGGCAAGTAACTATTGTAAAATGGTTTGATAATAAAGCCGtaattttgatgtaa